A window from Acidobacteriota bacterium encodes these proteins:
- the nuoL gene encoding NADH-quinone oxidoreductase subunit L yields the protein MESIWLIPLLPGIGAAINGLIGIRFFGKRLAGVLASFMMGWALWLSLVAFWELLGTEERFHQVTVASWIPPIPLDTVDGIGSFSVDWSFTLDPLSAMMLLIVTGIGFLIHIYSIGYIEHEPRGGVARFFCYLNLFCFFMLTLVLGSNFLVMFVGWEGVGLCSYLLIGYWYQKKSASDAGKKAFIVNRIGDWGFVLGVFLVFFTFGTLDFRAVAEAASHMPVETAAVGFGVISAICLFLFIGATGKSAQIPLYVWLPDAMEGPTPVSALIHAATMVTAGVYMVCRNAVLFTHAPMVMEVVAIVGVLTALVAATIGLVQTDIKRVLAYSTVSQLGYMFLATGVGAFGAAAFHLMTHAFFKALLFLGSGSVIHGMNEEQDMRRMGGLRQYMPVTALTMAIGAVAIAGIPPFSGFFSKDEILFRTYLHHGVFVPDKVLWGLGVVTAMLTAFYMFRLINMTFFGAYRGPAWGHGAEDHGHDDDGHGHAWHGPHESPRWMTIPLVVLAVGAMLAGFVGVPIAFEAVWPWTATIEHFLHPSFVAEGAHAAEEVHHMSLLGELGLMAFSVLIALGGIWFAYRNYVERPEEAERMAASFAGPHRVLTNKYYVDELYDATVVRGTMGSAGGLWAVDRQVVDGAVNGTGWTTIAAAWVSHVLDKYVVDGLVNLTAWLCGEASYAFRRAQTGLIQNYAFVTLLGVFAFVTWFLVAR from the coding sequence ATGGAATCAATCTGGCTGATCCCGCTCCTGCCCGGCATCGGCGCCGCCATCAACGGCCTGATAGGGATTCGCTTCTTCGGCAAGCGGCTTGCCGGCGTGCTGGCTTCGTTCATGATGGGCTGGGCGCTGTGGCTCAGCCTCGTGGCCTTCTGGGAGCTGCTCGGGACCGAGGAGCGGTTCCACCAGGTGACGGTGGCGAGCTGGATCCCGCCGATCCCGCTCGACACGGTCGACGGCATCGGCTCGTTCTCGGTGGACTGGTCGTTCACGCTCGATCCGCTGTCGGCGATGATGCTGCTCATCGTCACCGGCATCGGGTTCCTGATCCACATCTACTCCATCGGCTACATCGAGCACGAGCCGCGAGGCGGCGTCGCGCGCTTCTTCTGCTACCTGAACCTGTTCTGCTTCTTCATGCTCACCCTGGTCCTGGGGAGCAACTTCCTGGTCATGTTCGTGGGCTGGGAGGGCGTCGGCCTCTGCTCGTACCTGCTGATCGGCTACTGGTACCAGAAGAAGAGCGCCTCGGACGCGGGGAAGAAGGCGTTCATCGTCAACCGGATCGGCGACTGGGGCTTCGTGCTCGGCGTCTTTCTCGTCTTCTTCACGTTCGGCACGCTCGATTTCCGCGCCGTGGCCGAGGCCGCCTCGCACATGCCGGTGGAGACCGCCGCCGTCGGATTCGGCGTCATCTCGGCCATCTGCCTGTTCCTGTTCATCGGCGCGACGGGCAAGAGCGCCCAGATTCCGCTCTACGTCTGGCTGCCGGATGCGATGGAGGGCCCGACCCCGGTATCGGCCCTGATCCACGCGGCGACGATGGTGACGGCCGGCGTCTACATGGTCTGCCGCAACGCGGTGCTGTTCACCCATGCGCCGATGGTGATGGAGGTCGTCGCGATCGTCGGTGTGCTCACCGCGCTCGTTGCCGCCACCATCGGTCTGGTGCAGACCGACATCAAGCGGGTGCTGGCGTACTCAACCGTCTCGCAGCTCGGCTACATGTTCCTCGCCACGGGCGTCGGCGCCTTCGGCGCGGCCGCCTTTCACCTGATGACCCACGCCTTCTTCAAGGCGCTCCTCTTCCTCGGGAGCGGGTCGGTCATCCACGGGATGAACGAGGAGCAGGACATGCGCCGGATGGGCGGGTTGCGGCAGTACATGCCGGTGACCGCGCTCACGATGGCGATCGGCGCGGTGGCGATAGCCGGCATCCCGCCGTTCTCCGGGTTCTTCAGCAAGGACGAGATCCTGTTCCGCACGTACCTCCACCACGGTGTCTTCGTGCCGGACAAGGTGCTCTGGGGCCTGGGCGTCGTGACGGCGATGCTGACCGCGTTCTACATGTTCCGGCTCATCAACATGACCTTCTTCGGCGCCTACCGCGGCCCGGCGTGGGGACATGGCGCCGAGGATCACGGACACGACGACGATGGGCACGGACATGCGTGGCACGGTCCGCACGAGTCGCCCCGGTGGATGACGATCCCGCTCGTGGTGCTGGCGGTCGGCGCGATGCTGGCGGGCTTCGTCGGCGTGCCAATCGCCTTCGAGGCCGTCTGGCCCTGGACGGCGACGATCGAGCACTTCCTGCATCCGAGCTTCGTGGCGGAGGGCGCGCACGCCGCCGAGGAGGTCCACCACATGTCGCTGCTCGGCGAGCTGGGCCTGATGGCGTTCTCGGTGCTGATCGCACTCGGCGGCATCTGGTTTGCGTACCGGAACTACGTCGAGCGGCCCGAAGAAGCCGAACGCATGGCCGCGAGCTTCGCCGGCCCGCACCGCGTGCTGACCAACAAGTACTACGTCGACGAGCTGTACGACGCGACCGTCGTGCGGGGAACGATGGGCAGCGCCGGCGGCTTGTGGGCCGTCGATCGCCAGGTCGTGGACGGCGCCGTCAACGGGACCGGCTGGACGACCATTGCGGCGGCCTGGGTGTCGCACGTCCTCGACAAGTACGTCGTGGACGGCCTCGTCAACCTGACCGCCTGGCTCTGCGGGGAAGCCAGCTACGCTTTCCGCCGGGCGCAGACCGGCCTGATTCAGAATTACGCGTTCGTCACGCTGCTCGGCGTGTTCGCGTTCGTGACCTGGTTCCTCGTCGCCCGGTAA
- the nuoK gene encoding NADH-quinone oxidoreductase subunit NuoK, producing the protein MLEITPLHYSLLSAALFMIGVIGVLVRRNVIIIFMSIELILNAVNINLIALSDRLQDLSGQVFVVFVIAVAAAEAAVGLGIIIAFYRNKETVNIDEIQIMRW; encoded by the coding sequence GTGCTCGAGATCACCCCACTGCACTACAGCCTGTTGTCGGCCGCGCTCTTCATGATCGGCGTGATCGGCGTCCTCGTGCGGCGCAACGTCATCATCATCTTCATGTCGATCGAGCTCATTCTGAACGCGGTCAACATCAACCTGATCGCGCTGTCCGACCGGCTTCAGGATCTCTCCGGACAGGTCTTCGTCGTCTTCGTGATCGCGGTGGCGGCGGCCGAGGCGGCCGTCGGGCTGGGCATCATCATCGCCTTCTACCGCAACAAGGAGACGGTGAACATCGACGAGATCCAGATCATGCGCTGGTGA
- a CDS encoding NADH-quinone oxidoreductase subunit J — translation MVEAIVFWTLAVLILGLGIMVISARSAVHSVLFLVVNFLLVALLYVMLNAEFVAVIQVLVYAGGIVVLYLFVVMLVSLKKAPERYSDPRRVAWSGTLLAGAVLAEVIAIVAYSAGGDSTAAEGGGFGADTPFADCGTGLVSCNTEQLGWVLYTSYLIPFEVASMLLLVAMIGAIVLAKRHL, via the coding sequence ATGGTCGAAGCGATAGTGTTCTGGACGCTCGCGGTGCTCATCCTGGGTCTGGGGATCATGGTGATCTCCGCCCGCAGCGCGGTGCACAGCGTGCTCTTCCTGGTGGTGAACTTCCTGCTGGTGGCGTTGCTCTACGTCATGCTCAACGCGGAGTTCGTCGCCGTCATCCAGGTCCTGGTGTACGCGGGCGGCATCGTCGTCCTGTACCTGTTCGTCGTCATGCTCGTCAGCCTGAAGAAGGCCCCGGAGCGTTACTCCGATCCGCGGCGCGTGGCGTGGTCCGGCACGCTCCTCGCCGGTGCCGTGCTCGCCGAGGTCATCGCCATCGTGGCCTACTCCGCCGGCGGCGACTCGACCGCGGCCGAGGGCGGCGGGTTCGGCGCCGATACGCCTTTCGCCGACTGCGGGACGGGGCTCGTAAGCTGCAACACCGAACAGCTCGGCTGGGTGCTGTACACCAGCTACCTTATTCCGTTCGAGGTGGCCTCGATGCTGCTGCTGGTGGCGATGATCGGGGCCATCGTCCTGGCCAAGCGGCACTTGTAG
- the nuoH gene encoding NADH-quinone oxidoreductase subunit NuoH — protein sequence MLETFVVPLLKIAVLLNAVLVAVTFLVLMERKVIAWAQSRLGPMRVGPYGILQAIADPIKLILKEDITPRKADKYVFTLAPIMSLVPALVVFSVIPFGPDPLYGYVADINVGLLFIISVTSIGVYGIILGGWASNSKYPLLASLRASAQLISYEIAVTMTLVSVILTTGTLSLVGIVEAQREGGLWFAFVQPVALVLIFIGGLAETNRAPFDLPEAETELTGGFHTEYSGMRFSLFFLAEYANIIVISAIVVIMFFGGWLAPFPNVAALSFLGLVPSWIWFIGKIFLFLYVFIWIRATLPRYRYDQLMALGWKVLIPLAIGNLVVTGILKVAL from the coding sequence ATGCTGGAGACCTTCGTCGTCCCGCTGCTGAAGATCGCAGTGCTGTTGAACGCGGTGCTCGTGGCGGTGACCTTCCTGGTGCTCATGGAGCGCAAGGTCATCGCGTGGGCGCAGTCGCGCCTCGGCCCGATGCGGGTCGGGCCGTACGGCATCCTGCAGGCGATCGCCGACCCCATCAAGCTGATCCTGAAGGAAGACATCACGCCGCGGAAGGCGGACAAGTACGTCTTCACGCTGGCGCCGATCATGAGTCTGGTGCCGGCGCTCGTCGTCTTCTCGGTCATTCCGTTCGGGCCGGACCCGCTCTACGGCTACGTTGCCGACATCAACGTCGGCCTGCTGTTCATCATCTCGGTGACCTCGATCGGCGTCTACGGGATCATCCTGGGCGGTTGGGCTTCGAACAGCAAGTATCCGCTGCTGGCGAGCCTGCGCGCGTCGGCGCAGCTCATCAGCTACGAGATCGCCGTCACGATGACGCTGGTCTCCGTGATCCTGACCACCGGCACGCTCAGCCTGGTCGGCATCGTGGAGGCGCAACGGGAGGGCGGCCTCTGGTTCGCGTTCGTCCAGCCGGTGGCGCTGGTGCTGATCTTCATCGGGGGGCTGGCCGAGACCAACCGGGCGCCGTTCGACCTGCCGGAGGCGGAGACGGAGCTCACCGGCGGGTTCCACACCGAGTACAGCGGTATGCGCTTCTCGCTGTTCTTCCTGGCCGAGTACGCGAACATCATCGTCATCTCGGCGATCGTCGTCATCATGTTCTTCGGGGGCTGGCTGGCGCCGTTCCCGAACGTGGCGGCGCTCTCGTTCCTCGGCCTCGTCCCGTCCTGGATCTGGTTCATCGGCAAGATCTTCCTGTTCCTGTACGTCTTCATCTGGATTCGCGCCACGCTGCCCCGCTATCGGTACGACCAGTTGATGGCGCTCGGCTGGAAGGTGCTCATCCCGCTCGCGATCGGCAACCTTGTGGTGACCGGCATCCTGAAGGTGGCTCTCTAG
- a CDS encoding NADH-quinone oxidoreductase subunit D, whose product MTLEAPRASTTQFDTDELVINMGPQHPSTHGVLRVVLKLDGERVIDADCVIGYIHRGIEKLSENRDWTQIILLTDRMDYVAAATNNLGYCQTVEKLMQIEVPRRARYIRTVLAELQRIASHCLWLGTHAMDIGAMTVLLYAFREREFVLDLFEEFCGARLTYNSMRIGGLPLDIPPGWDKKALSFCDLMEGKLNDYETLLTNNRIWLKRTRDVGVISGEEAIGLGLCGPPLRGSGVPRDVRKDEPYAAYDELEFNVPLGTRGDTYDRYLIRMDEFRESIRLIRQAVEGIPEGPIMGKVPRLIKPPAGETYHAIESPKGELGYFIVSDGKSTNPYRFRVRPPSFCNLQGLKRLVTGHLVADVVALIGTIDIVLGEVDR is encoded by the coding sequence CGTCCTCAAGCTGGACGGCGAGCGGGTGATCGACGCCGACTGCGTGATCGGCTACATCCACCGCGGCATCGAGAAGCTGTCCGAGAACCGTGACTGGACGCAGATCATCCTGCTGACCGACCGGATGGACTACGTCGCCGCGGCGACGAACAACCTCGGCTACTGCCAGACGGTCGAGAAGCTGATGCAGATCGAGGTTCCGCGCCGGGCCCGCTACATCCGGACGGTGCTGGCCGAGCTGCAGCGGATCGCCAGCCACTGCCTGTGGCTGGGCACGCACGCGATGGACATCGGCGCGATGACCGTGCTGCTCTACGCGTTCCGGGAGCGCGAGTTCGTGCTCGACCTGTTCGAGGAGTTCTGCGGTGCGCGCCTGACCTACAACTCGATGCGCATCGGGGGGCTTCCGCTCGACATCCCGCCCGGCTGGGACAAGAAGGCGCTGTCGTTCTGCGACCTGATGGAAGGCAAGCTGAACGACTACGAGACACTGCTGACCAACAACCGGATCTGGCTGAAGCGGACCCGCGACGTGGGCGTCATCAGCGGGGAAGAGGCGATCGGGCTGGGTCTGTGCGGGCCGCCGTTGCGCGGGTCCGGCGTGCCGCGCGACGTGCGCAAGGACGAGCCGTACGCCGCGTACGACGAGCTGGAGTTCAACGTACCGTTGGGGACGCGGGGCGACACCTACGATCGGTATCTCATCCGGATGGACGAGTTCCGCGAGTCCATCCGGCTCATCCGGCAGGCCGTCGAAGGTATTCCGGAAGGTCCGATCATGGGCAAGGTGCCGCGTCTCATCAAGCCGCCGGCGGGCGAGACCTACCACGCCATCGAGTCGCCGAAGGGCGAGCTCGGCTACTTCATCGTCAGCGACGGGAAGTCGACCAACCCGTACCGGTTCCGGGTGCGGCCGCCGTCGTTCTGCAACCTGCAGGGGCTCAAGCGGCTCGTGACGGGACATCTGGTGGCCGACGTGGTCGCGCTGATCGGCACGATAGACATCGTGCTGGGCGAGGTGGATCGCTAG